The Arachis hypogaea cultivar Tifrunner chromosome 14, arahy.Tifrunner.gnm2.J5K5, whole genome shotgun sequence genome has a segment encoding these proteins:
- the LOC112743503 gene encoding uncharacterized protein: MAQDANNNFYTIAYTVVGSETKESWKLFLTLLQEDLGNASVHGWNFMSDQQKDLLEAMKEVMLEAPNQNCVMYMWKNFINRFKDLQLRDVVWECARCSTPHEFVETMEKLKKINEEAWEYLIRFDPRVWVKAYLNHGPKVDSLTNNMCESWNANIGKYRVKPILTMCEELCCYVMKRMTKHIILLSAYPGKLALVQQKRVGRMIKPSNRWNAEWIGDNERKRFEVSRKTSRVAVKLMKHTCSCNMWQLTGMPCVHAIAAIRKKHDKPEDYVHKWLCMESIHLTYAHSIQPIPSEEYWHRICYIKPEPPPIKRPIGRPKMHKRKKDPIEDLIQGDKVRKTFRITCSKCGEKGHNYKTCKGAPSNPNWKPKTRKPKHQNSSTQAPVELPLSQSAPKTEASHNTQ; encoded by the exons ATGGCACAAGATGCCAATAATAATTTCTATACTATTGCTTATACTGTTGTTGGATCAGAAACAAAGGAGTCGTGGAAATTGTTTTTAACTCTCTTACAAGAAGATCTTGGGAATGCAAGTGTGCATGGATGGAACTTTATGTCGGATCAACAAAAA GATCTTCTTGAAGCAATGAAAGAGGTGATGCTAGAGGCACCAAATCAAAATTGTGTAATGTATATGTGGAAAAATTTCATCAACCGTTTTAAGGATCTACAACTTAGAGATGTGGTTTGGGAGTGTGCAAGATGTTCAACCCCCCATGAGTTTGTAGAGACCatggaaaagcttaagaagattaatgaagaagcatgggagtATCTTATAAGATTTGATCCTCGGGTGTGGGTGAAGGCTTACCTTAACCATGGGCCGAAGGTTGATTCTTTGACAAATAATATGTGTGAATCCTGGAATGCCAATATAGGAAAGTACAGAGTGAAGCCCATTCTTACAATGTGTGAAGAGTTGTGCTGTTATGTCATGAAGAGAATGACGAAGCATATCATTCTACTATCAGCATATCCTGGAAAGCTTGCTCTGGTACAACAAAAAAGAGTTGGCCGAATGATTAAGCCCAGCAACAGATGGAATGCAGAATGGATAGGTGACAACGAGAGGAAGCGGTTTGAAGTGAGTCGCAAGACATCAAGAGTTGCTGTTAAGTTGATGAAGCATACTTGTTCATGCAATATGTGGCAACTAACAG GAATGCCTTGTGTTCATGCGATTGCTGCTATTAGGAAGAAGCATGACAAGCCAGAAGATTATGTGCACAAATGGCTTTGCATGGAGTCCATCCATCTGACTTATGCACACTCTATCCAACCAATTCCCAGTGAAGAATATTGGCATAGAATATGTTATATCAAGCCAGAACCTCCACCCATCAAGAGGCCGATTGGTAGGCCAAAGATGCATAAAAGAAAGAAGGATCCAATAGAGGATTTGATTCAAGGGGACAAGGTAAGAAAAACATTTCGCATAACATGCAGCAAGTGCGGCGAGAAAGGTCACAACTACAAGACGTGCAAGGGAGCACCATCTAATCCTAATTGGAAGCCTAAAACCAGGAAACCAAAGCACCAAAACTCAAGTACTCAAGCACCAGTGGAACTTCCATTATCCCAATCTGCTCCAAAGACTGAG GCTAGCCATAATACACAATAG